In Halorientalis sp. LT38, a genomic segment contains:
- the dpsA gene encoding DNA starvation/stationary phase protection protein DpsA, which produces MSTEKTVLKEFGEVEDNNLRLEREKAEQIVEALNDDLADTFVLYHQLRKHHWNVEGAEFRDLHIFLGEAAENAEEAADVIAERLQAIGGTPVSSMPNLSERAGVPHEDGDVYPIRSSLKNDLEIYGDVIESLREHIELATELGDHATAEILREILVQTEEDAHHIDHYLEGDTLVFETSAE; this is translated from the coding sequence ATGAGCACTGAGAAGACAGTTCTGAAAGAGTTCGGAGAAGTCGAAGACAACAACCTGCGCCTGGAACGGGAGAAGGCCGAGCAGATCGTGGAGGCCCTGAACGACGACCTGGCGGACACGTTCGTCCTCTACCACCAGCTTCGCAAGCACCACTGGAACGTCGAGGGGGCGGAGTTCCGCGACCTTCACATCTTCCTCGGCGAGGCGGCCGAGAACGCCGAAGAAGCGGCCGACGTGATCGCGGAGCGTCTGCAGGCCATCGGCGGCACGCCGGTGTCCAGCATGCCCAACCTCTCGGAGCGGGCCGGCGTCCCCCACGAGGACGGTGACGTCTACCCGATCCGGTCCTCGCTGAAGAACGACCTCGAGATCTACGGCGACGTCATCGAGAGCCTCCGCGAGCACATCGAGCTGGCGACCGAACTCGGCGACCACGCGACGGCGGAGATCCTCCGGGAGATCCTGGTCCAGACCGAGGAAGACGCCCACCACATCGACCACTACCTCGAGGGCGACACGCTCGTCTTCGAGACCAGCGCAGAGTAA
- a CDS encoding protein sorting system archaetidylserine decarboxylase, whose amino-acid sequence MCARFARGSWRYALPPALVGLFLLPFSLGAAAVAFLTGGAALGFHRDPERSPPADGLLAPADGKVSVIREEEGRLRVGVFMNLTDVHVNRAPLSGEVVDVTHSPGKHWPAFTKESDRNEKVRIEFEEYAVIQIAGAVARRIHPYVEPGDAVARGQRIGHISFSSRVDIVMPADVTRADLAVEKGDAVTAGETRLVDR is encoded by the coding sequence ATGTGCGCTCGCTTCGCCCGTGGCTCCTGGCGCTACGCGCTGCCCCCGGCGCTCGTCGGGCTCTTTCTGTTGCCGTTCTCGCTCGGTGCCGCCGCCGTCGCGTTCCTGACCGGCGGGGCTGCCCTGGGCTTCCACCGCGACCCCGAGCGGTCCCCGCCCGCCGATGGCCTCCTCGCCCCCGCAGACGGCAAGGTCTCGGTCATCCGCGAGGAGGAGGGACGCCTCCGCGTCGGCGTGTTCATGAACCTCACCGACGTCCACGTCAACCGCGCGCCGCTGTCCGGGGAGGTCGTCGACGTGACCCACTCGCCGGGCAAACACTGGCCGGCGTTCACCAAGGAGTCCGACCGCAACGAGAAGGTCCGGATCGAGTTCGAGGAGTACGCCGTGATCCAGATCGCCGGCGCGGTCGCGCGCCGGATCCACCCCTACGTCGAACCCGGCGACGCCGTCGCCCGGGGACAGCGGATCGGGCACATCTCCTTCTCCAGCCGCGTGGACATAGTGATGCCTGCTGACGTAACGCGGGCCGATCTCGCCGTCGAGAAAGGCGACGCGGTGACCGCGGGCGAGACTCGACTGGTCGATCGCTGA
- the acs gene encoding acetate--CoA ligase alpha subunit, producing MGELATMFAPDRVAVVGATESEGSVGRAVTSNLAADFEGEVVPVNPNADSVLGIHCYPDVGSVPGEVDVAVVVVPAAIAVDVVEGCGETGIENVVVITAGFGEAGSEGAGRERRLREVAAEYDLNLVGPNSLGIMSTGVNMNATFGPENAQPGPISFMSQSGAFVTAVLDWANDRDVGFRDVVSLGNKAVLDERHFVAEWGDDPHTDVVLAYLEGIENGGEFIRTARKVTQETPILMVKSGRTEAGASAAASHTGTMAGSERAYEAGLEQAGVLRVETVQELFDYAGILAGQPLPESDGVAIVTNAGGPGVMTTDAIGDADLDLASFNDETIDRLTEALPGGANVYNPIDVIGDADVERFREAIDVTLADPNVGAAIVLACPTATLSFEELAEATVEIQAEHELPVAASLMGGDSTREAQGILSEAGIPTYFDPARAVRSLDALREYREIRARDYTEPTEFDVDRERAREVLESARRRNTNSLGVEAMDLLSAYGIPTPAGEIVDGRTEAREAVERLDDGDGVVMKIVSPDILHKSDIGGVEVGVSAAEAEDTYEDLITRARNYQSDATILGVQVQELLDLEDATETIVGTNRDPQFGPLVLFGLGGIFVEVLEDTTVRVAPVSEPEAKSMIDDVESAPLLRGARGREPVDEAGVVETIQRLSQLMTDFPMILELDVNPLVATPDGVSAVDVRLTIDQEEL from the coding sequence ATGGGCGAGCTAGCTACGATGTTCGCGCCCGACCGGGTGGCGGTCGTCGGCGCGACGGAGAGCGAGGGGTCGGTCGGCCGCGCCGTCACGTCGAACCTCGCCGCCGACTTCGAGGGCGAGGTGGTCCCCGTCAACCCGAACGCCGACTCGGTACTCGGGATCCACTGTTACCCCGACGTGGGGTCGGTCCCGGGCGAAGTCGACGTGGCGGTGGTGGTCGTCCCGGCCGCCATCGCCGTCGACGTGGTCGAGGGCTGCGGCGAGACGGGCATCGAGAACGTGGTCGTGATCACGGCCGGGTTCGGCGAAGCCGGCAGCGAGGGCGCCGGCCGCGAGCGCCGCCTCCGCGAGGTCGCGGCCGAGTACGACCTCAATCTGGTCGGGCCCAACAGTCTGGGCATCATGAGCACGGGCGTGAACATGAACGCCACGTTCGGGCCGGAGAACGCCCAGCCCGGGCCGATATCCTTCATGAGCCAGTCCGGGGCGTTCGTGACTGCCGTGCTCGACTGGGCCAACGACCGCGACGTGGGCTTTCGCGACGTGGTCTCGCTCGGGAACAAGGCCGTCCTCGACGAGCGCCACTTCGTCGCCGAGTGGGGCGACGACCCCCACACTGACGTCGTCCTGGCGTACCTGGAGGGGATCGAGAACGGGGGTGAGTTCATTCGGACCGCTCGCAAAGTGACCCAGGAGACCCCGATCCTGATGGTGAAATCGGGCCGGACGGAGGCCGGGGCGTCGGCGGCCGCCTCCCACACCGGGACGATGGCCGGCAGCGAACGCGCCTACGAAGCCGGCCTCGAACAGGCCGGCGTCCTCCGGGTCGAAACGGTCCAGGAACTGTTCGACTACGCCGGCATCCTGGCGGGCCAGCCGTTGCCCGAGAGCGACGGGGTCGCCATCGTCACCAACGCGGGCGGTCCGGGGGTGATGACGACCGACGCCATCGGCGACGCCGACCTCGACCTGGCCTCCTTTAACGACGAGACGATCGACCGGCTGACCGAGGCGCTCCCCGGGGGCGCGAACGTCTACAACCCGATCGACGTGATCGGTGACGCCGACGTCGAGCGGTTCCGGGAGGCCATCGACGTGACGCTCGCCGACCCGAACGTCGGCGCAGCCATCGTGCTGGCCTGTCCGACGGCGACCCTCTCGTTCGAGGAACTGGCCGAGGCGACGGTCGAAATCCAGGCCGAACACGAGTTGCCCGTCGCGGCCTCCCTGATGGGCGGCGACTCCACGCGGGAGGCCCAGGGAATCCTCAGTGAGGCGGGCATCCCGACCTACTTCGACCCCGCGCGGGCCGTCCGGAGTCTCGACGCGCTGCGGGAGTACCGCGAGATCCGGGCCCGCGACTACACCGAGCCGACCGAGTTCGACGTGGACCGCGAGCGCGCCCGCGAGGTCCTCGAATCCGCCCGGCGCCGGAACACCAACAGCCTCGGCGTCGAGGCGATGGACCTGCTCTCGGCCTACGGCATCCCGACGCCGGCGGGCGAGATCGTCGACGGGCGGACCGAGGCTCGCGAAGCGGTCGAGCGGCTCGACGACGGCGACGGCGTCGTGATGAAGATCGTCAGCCCCGACATCCTGCACAAGTCCGACATCGGCGGCGTCGAAGTCGGCGTGTCGGCCGCCGAGGCCGAGGACACCTACGAGGACCTGATCACGCGGGCGCGCAACTACCAGTCCGACGCGACGATCCTGGGCGTGCAGGTCCAGGAGTTGCTGGACCTCGAAGATGCAACCGAGACCATCGTCGGCACGAACCGCGACCCGCAGTTCGGGCCCCTCGTCCTCTTCGGCCTGGGGGGCATCTTCGTCGAGGTTCTGGAGGACACCACCGTCAGGGTCGCGCCGGTCAGCGAACCGGAGGCGAAGAGTATGATCGACGACGTCGAGTCCGCGCCGCTGTTGCGGGGGGCGCGGGGGCGCGAACCCGTCGACGAAGCGGGTGTCGTGGAGACGATCCAGCGGCTCTCGCAGCTGATGACGGACTTCCCCATGATACTGGAACTGGACGTCAACCCGCTCGTCGCGACGCCCGACGGCGTCTCGGCGGTCGACGTGCGACTCACCATCGACCAGGAGGAGCTATGA